The Juglans microcarpa x Juglans regia isolate MS1-56 chromosome 8S, Jm3101_v1.0, whole genome shotgun sequence genome has a window encoding:
- the LOC121244909 gene encoding uncharacterized protein LOC121244909: MEDNRSRPYGDGPMQMESYYGRPPPRPPASYDLRSYSASYAQTQMGNNRELKLKKGKSASGSSSSSWAFGDPEFQRKKRVASYKMYSVEGKVKGSLRRSFRWLKVKYTQVVYGWW; encoded by the coding sequence ATGGAAGACAACAGATCAAGGCCGTATGGAGACGGGCCGATGCAGATGGAGAGCTACTACGGCCGTCCGCCACCTAGACCGCCCGCTTCCTATGACCTTAGGTCCTACAGTGCTTCCTATGCACAAACCCAGATGGGCAACAACAGGGAGTTGAAGCTCAAGAAGGGGAAGAGCGCTTCTGGGTCGTCTTCAAGTTCTTGGGCTTTTGGTGACCCTGAATTCCAGAGGAAGAAGAGGGTTGCCAGCTATAAGATGTACTCTGTGGAAGGCAAAGTGAAGGGGTCCTTGCGGAGAAGCTTCAGGTGGCTTAAAGTTAAGTACACCCAGGTGGTTTATGGCTGGTGGTGA
- the LOC121244357 gene encoding eukaryotic initiation factor 4A-2, with protein sequence MASSAPEGSQFDARQFDAKMNELLGADGQEFFTSYDEVYESFDAMGLQENLLRGIYAYGFEKPSAIQQRGIVPFCKGLDVIQQAQSGTGKTATFCSGILQQLDYGLVECQALVLAPTRELAQQIEKVMRALGDYLGVKVHACVGGTSVREDQRILSAGVHVVVGTPGRVFDMLRRQSLRPDYIKMFVLDEADEMLSRGFKDQIYDIFQLLPPKIQVGVFSATMPPEALEITRKFMNKPVRILVKRDELTLEGIKQFYVNVDKEEWKLETLCDLYETLAITQSVIFVNTRRKVDWLTDKMRGRDHTVSATHGDMDQNTRDIIMREFRSGSSRVLITTDLLARGIDVQQVSLVINYDLPTQPENYLHRIGRSGRFGRKGVAINFVTTDDERMLFDIQKFYNVVIEELPANVADLL encoded by the exons ATGGCTAGTTCGGCACCTGAGGGATCGCAATTTGATGCTCGCCAATTTGATGCTAAAATGAATGAGTT ACTTGGAGCCGATGGGCAAGAGTTCTTCACGTCATATGACGAGGTTTATGAAAGTTTTGATGCTATGGGATTGCAAGAGAACCTCTTAAGAGGAATCTATGCTTATG GTTTTGAGAAGCCCTCTGCAATTCAGCAAAGGGGGATTGTTCCTTTCTGCAAGGGTCTTGATGTGATTCAACAAGCACAGTCTGGAACTGGAAAAACGGCTACTTTTTGTTCTGGAATTTTACAGCAGCTTGATTATGGTTTGGTTGAATGCCAGGCCTTGGTTCTTGCTCCTACTAGAGAACTTGCACAACAGATTGAGAAGGTCATGCGGGCCCTAGGTGACTATTTGGGTGTCAAGGTCCATGCCTGTGTTGGCGGAACAAGTGTTCGTGAGGATCAACGAATTCTCTCTGCTGGGGTCCACGTTGTTGTTGGTACCCCTGGTCGTGTGTTTGACATGCTACGGAGACAATCACTGCGCCCTGATTACATTAAGATGTTTGTGCTAGACGAAGCAGATGAAATGCTTTCACGAGGATTCAAGGATCAG ATCTATGATATCTTCCAGCTGCTGCCACCAAAAATTCAGGTTGGGGTTTTCTCTGCAACAATGCCGCCTGAGGCCCTTGAGATCACCAGAAAGTTCATGAATAAGCCTGTGAGGATTCTGGTTAAACGTGATGAGCTCACCCTTGAAGGTATCAAGCAATTCTATGTCAATGTTGACAAGGAGGAATGGAAGCTTGAGACGCTTTGTGATCTTTATGAAACCTTGGCAATCACCCAAAGCGTCATCTTTGTGAACACCAGGCGCAAGGTCGATTGGCTGACAGACAAGATGCGCGGTCGTGATCACACAGTTTCTGCCACCCATGGAGACATGGACCAAAATACAAGGGACATCATCATGCGGGAATTCAGGTCTGGGTCCTCTCGTGTACTCATCACCACTGACCTCCTGGCCAGGGGTATTGATGTCCAGCAAGTCTCTCTTGTTATAAATTATGATCTTCCAACTCAGCCAGAGAACTACCTCCATCGAATTGGCCGTAGTGGACGGTTTGGGAGGAAGGGTGTTGCCATCAATTTTGTTACCACAGACGATGAGAGGATGCTCTTTGACATCCAGAAGTTCTATAATGTGGTGATTGAGGAGCTGCCAGCCAATGTTGCCGATCTCCTTTGA